The Apus apus isolate bApuApu2 chromosome 4, bApuApu2.pri.cur, whole genome shotgun sequence genome contains the following window.
TACCAAGCCTCGAACACCCTTACATCTCACCAATATACTTACTTGAAAGCACGAATGCTTTCAGAATGTATCAGTTTGTATTAAGATTAATGGATGCAAAATTTCTGCAAATATATTGTAATGTCAGATGCTACTAtaccaacttttttttcctaaaatttaatttaaatgttaacATTCCAGCATGTTTACTACAGAAGTATTCAGGAGTCACAGAGAAACCATCAAGCCAAGTCTAAGCACTCAACAGAATGTTAACTAGTAAAAACCTGCCTTTGGACTTGGTAGACACCAACTCAAATTCCAGCTCTGCAAATGCAACTTAGAAATGTGTCCCTTCTTTAATCCTTTACTAGAAGGCAAACATTGAGTTATGATTATTTAGAAAAAAGTGCAAGCCTGACTTTGCTTTAGTTGGAGGCTGCTAAAGCAGAAGTTCAGAGATCTCAGAATGAGCAATCTACTTGAAGATTTAAAGCTTCCATTCAGATATTTTCACGCAGattaaatgcagtattttctatTAATACAGAATACACAGATCTGGGGTTTTGCTATGAGTCTGTTATTCATTATATTAATACTGGTGCAacagtcttaaaaataaattttacatcTTCGATTTCGTTGTGCTTGGAGAAGCACCCCGAAAGGTGTCAACATAGAGAaccctggggaaaaaacatgCTTCGAAGAACATGAGTCTGAGCTAAAGACATTAGTGCAATCCTAGATATACCCTTGCAGAGCTCTTTCATCACCAGACGCAATTTACTCTGCAAGCCCTACCCATAGgccttcttctttccttttgtctgCCTACCTATTCAGACTGGTTTCTGTTCTAAATAATTGATTGCTCCGTGACACGATACACATCCTGAAGAGATTGCAAGAGATGCTATTAGCAGAGGTATGTCCACcagacttgatttttttaaaccctcTCACAAAATTTCAGTGGTTTCCTTTTGCTGTACCCCCACCAAGTCAGCTATTCAATAGtcaaatatttccttaaaaGATTGTTGTTCCATTCCTATTTGGCATCTCAcaacagaaaaagggaagtCAGGAAGTGTCAAAACCCATTAAAACACATCTGTTATGTGTTGCTTGGCTACATGGAGGCTTACATGAAGGAAAATTCTGTTCTTTGAAGCCTGCTCTTCTTCTCAATCATTACTTTCACATATTAAAACACTTGGTTTcagagcttttatttattttagcgCTGAGACCAAACAGTTATCAGGACTACATCTGGGGGCCTACAGCGCCCCACATCTATAGCAGCACACTTATACTGCGCCTCCTTCTCCTGTATGAAGTCCTCATTTACCTTGCAACTCAACCTTGTATAAAGTGTGCCCTTCTCTAAGCTACAATGCATGGAAAATCCTCACCTGCAAATCCTTACTTCCTTTCAGAGTCCAGTTAAAAATCTGTCCGCCTTGATGAATTTGATGTCTTATTCCAGGCTGACATTCATCTTTATTCACAGATGAACTGGGTAGCTTGAGAACTGGCAAAATCAAGGTCTCTTCAGCCAGAAAAAATACCTTTCCAATGCCTGCACTCAGGATTTCTGCATCTCCTAGCCCTCTTCTGGTTCTCAAATGAAGATATAACTTTTCTTTGCAGACACCCTAAAACAACAGCaggcaaggaaaaataaatttaacattAAAGCACTGCATTTATACGAGCTGTCCAAGCTGAAGTCTTTATCCAGAAGCCCTGCTTCTAGTCACTTGCTCCAAAACAGGCTAAACTAGATCTTGGAACTGCATGTGTTTCAATTTCCAACAGGTTTGGCTATGCTGGTATTTAATTTTTGAGTAGATATTCTTGGTTTACCAAAGAGGCTATCAGAACATCCCAGACTATTGCTCCAAGACTAGTAATGAAGGTGAACACTGTCCACTGAACTTTGGATTGCTCCCACTGTCAGCAGAGGGACCACACCACAGATAGCTGCATGTGGACTTTGTATCTACTGAAGTGATTTGTACTCCAGGAATTGCATTCATTCTCAAAAGGCTCATACAAGTTCTCTGAAGAAGCCGCACAGTTTAACAAGTTTCAATTTTAAACCAGCTTTGGTTTCTTCAAGTAGCCAAAAAGCACTTCCAAGCAATCACCACACAGGCAAAGCATTACCAGATGTTCTTTGCATCTGTGGGCTTTGTGTAACCACTGGAAATAAAACCCAGGTTTGTCTGAAGCTTAGAAACCCACAGACAACAATTCTTAAACTGCAGACAAGAATAAAGACTGATCTCTTCCTTAATGTAAGTTAAAGGAACAAAGAAGACAGATCACAAATTATTGACAGCTCCACTACTCTACCACTTTGCTTTTCCACTCCAAATCAAAGTGAAATCTCCACTACCTAAAACTTTCCATCTGGATCCTGACAGGTGTTTGTTCACTGTTTCATCTTTTATGAGGGAATGAAAAAGCTACAAATTAGACAAAGCCATTCTGAGATGCAGCTTGAAAGCAGAAGCTTTCTAATAACATGTATCACTGGGAATTCAAGGTGACACAATTTTAACTTTACTGCTCCACATTTAAGTGAAAGATGTGGGTCAATTTCAAGTTACAACTTACATGGCAAGTATTCTTAGGAGAGCAATCCACAAAGATTACATGCTAAGATGGGAACTGCTTAGAAAGAGGGGTCTAAAACTGACTACTTAGGCACAGGACCAGAGAGCCTCACTCGCTCTTTCACTTGCTTCCTTTTTAACTCTGTGAAAAAGAGTGCAAGAATCAATGACCCAATTTCAACtaaaggggaagaaaacaagcaCAAGGAACCTGTAGCTCAGTATTCAGGAGATTCCTGGAAGACAGTTCCATACTTCAGGAGAACCTAGATCCCATATCTTGATTTAGTGATAAATGCTCTGGATGCTGGTTTATTTCTTAAGGCAAGCAAGGCTGgccagttttttttttaaataaatgaaaggcaGCTATGCTGCTACATACTGGATTTAACATCTATATGTCATTAATAATGATGCCACTCTCAGGTCCTAATAAATCTTGCTTTGAGCATACCTGCTTGATCAGGCCGCTAAAACCTAAGGTGTCTGCAACCTGAGTGATTTAAATAGGAACAAGAAATTTACCCAGACTGACCTTTTATAAAACACACTGTTGTTCAGGTTTAAGGCAAATGTTTAGGTTATTACAAAGGGaccaagaagaagaaaagagacagaatGAGAGAGCTGAcagacacagaaagcagaagcagaggagagagagatgCACCCTCCAGCACAAACCCACTTTACTGGCTCCTGCTCTATGTGAACATGGACTGAGGGCTTAGAACAACCCCTTCACCCTGGTGGCAAAGGCACTACACTCTTTAATCAGACAGATGGAAACAACCTCTTGCCAATAGGCATGTTCTGGTAGAAACTCAGCTTTTTTTTATCCAGAAATGCCATTTCTTGGAAAAGCAGAGTCCCAGGGTGAGATGCCTCCATTACACAGACACCAGAGAGGTGACAAACATGAAGAACACAAAGAAGATAGACACCTTCCTGGAAGCACTTTCCCCCGAGTCTTATCCTCTTTACTTATTTGTAGTTTCTGGGCCTGTTGCCTTCTAAAGCCACCCTGAACAGAATTCTCCAGATGCAACATATATGATGCTTGTCATGCAACATTTCACTCTACCCATACCCTTGTAAAGGATGTATTAAAAAGTATTGGTGCTGTGTTTTAAATGGACACAATTAAGTTTACAGAACTCAGTTCCAAAGAAGTCCAATGGcatctgattatttttacaCAAATGACAAGAAAAACGACAGCTATTTACTACAGACTTTTTTGGAAGTATTTAACATAAGAAAGTGCAGTTCTTTGCAACCTGAAATGAAGGTAATATTCCCCTCACAAAAGCAAGAACTATGATGGACACTTTAGCAGAAGGAACTACAACTATCTAATCTACTCCTCTTAGcaaactggaaagcagaaatcTTCATGACACTTTGAAAGAGTGGGATGAGAAATGAGTTGACAGTGACAAAGCATTGCGGTGAAGGGAAGTCAggcaattgatttttttaatcatgaaGCATTAAAAACCAAGAAGTGACGTGAAACAGTTGTATACTCTGGATAGCATCTTGCTTTGTCATGCTCAAAGCTGTGTATTTTTCATAACTGCTAACATTACTTTAACTTTCGTTGTGCCCTTCTATTGACCAACATACTACCACGAATCTTGAtacaaacaaacatgaaattaaatgttGAGATAAATGAAACAGTAAAATCTGTCTCTCATTATAAGGATATAAAACCAACATAGCACACACTAAAGGCATTAATCATTAAACTCTTCAGACGGGAGATGTTATTACAAATGGGAAAATCACCCCAAAACAGCTTCTTTGAAATTCTGGTGACATGATATTCTTAATAGTAATCTGCaaattgtttatttcttttagaGTTTTCAAGTGATAAAGGTAATCGATTACAATTAATAACCAAGCAAAGAATTCTAGGACAGTTACTCATTTGGGCTCAATCAGAGGTACTATTTAATACAACCAGAAGCAAAGCATTGAAACAAAGGGCACACTTACAAGTCAGAGAACTATCCCAGGAAGTAGCATTTTGGAAAAGAACTTGGCAAACACAGTTTTAAATTAAGAGTTCAATGTAAGCAAAGTGATTTTTGGAGGCACAGTTAAATGTGTGATACAAGCTTTTCCTGTTCTCTTAACTAAAATGCATTGGACATACCAAGACTAATAGGATACCAATGAGATAAATTGTGGATGGCTTAAAGAAGACAAGACAAGAAGAACCAACaaatttggaaaacattttgattcAGTATTCAAGAAACTGAAGTTTTCAATCATGGCTGTTTGAAAGGATGACTCTAACAGTCTATcaactaaaaataaatcttacatgtatgtatgtaaagAGCTCTTAATTGGAACAGACCAAGTATAACAGGATTCAGTGAatggaaactttaaaaacagaagagcttATAATAAAATCAGAAGCTTGGAGGGAATCTGAATGGAAACTGCCAAACAAAAATCTGGACTAGAGGACAACTCTGTGCATTTTTAGACTTCTgcaataagtaaaaaaataaggaaCACCTTTGCATCCTAACGACAGAACAGACCTTAATTTCAAGACATTTCAAGCCTTCTGAGACATCCCTGTGACTCAGTGTTAACCCTGCAGTCAAGACATACCTAAGACCAAATAGGGAGCCCTCAGACACTGCTGTCTGCTGCCTTCAAAGCTGAAGTGCTATTTCTCATCAGTGTCCCAACAAAGTACAACCGCTCACAGTCCCAGCCTGAAATGTCAGCAAAGCCAGGGCCCTCAACTGTTTCTTCCTTCAAACAAACTTTGGCCATGGCTTTGTTGCCATGCGTTGCTCTTCTCTTGCTATAATCCAGCCGTGATGTATAAAATTATCAGGATAATTGCTGTAGTCATCTGGCTACTCAAGTCTTTCTGAGAAGGTCTCAACCAGCTGCAGGAGACTTTTCCACCTAAGTCTTCCCAGATGTTTAAGGTCTGCCAACCACAAAACAGCTGCAAGACAATATTCCTCAACATGCATCTGTACAGGGAAACTGCATCAGCATGATTCAAAAATCAATGTCTGACACCAAACACACAGCTGCTGATGCACAGGTTGAGCATCACTATCCCAGTGTGCATGGTCTCAAGTAACAGAGATCTGATAGACAAGCATGATGTCAGTTCTGTTATAAAAAGGCAATCTTTCACTAcaggggaaaagaggaaaaaaaaaaagcctttgtcCTTCTCCACAAAAAGCTGGAAACACTCCTTTAGGGAAACCAGCTGCTGCCAGTTATCAAAAAAGCAGACTGATGTCCTAGAAGATAAAGCTTTAGCTTCCTCACAATAACAGACCTCCAGAGGTTGAATATAAGCACCAGTGATATCTACAGTGGAGAgtctaaaatttaaattatgtttgatagaaaaaaaaaagagtttaagTGAATGTTTAGGTCATGGTTCAGTATTACTTCACAGAGTAATTTACGAAGCAATCCATCAGCTTACTGGTGTTTTAAGTCTCCTGAAGCATAAGTATTACATGCATTTTATATCAGCACACAGGTCTCAGTTTAAAGACTCCTAAAGTGAGAGACAAAAGAACTAGCCCAATTAAGTGTCATGAAAGCTGCAGCACACCAGACAGCTTCTTCTCAGCTTTACTGGTCAACAAACAAAATAAGGCATGGCAAAGTGTCTAGATTTCATTGTTAACTTTTACAGTACCCtgtcagaaaagcattttgattCAATTATGGCAGTTTCACTTTCTGCAACTGGTAGCAGAGCTGGTATCACAAACTTTGAGGGTAACAAGGGTTACAAAATAGCAGCCCAGTTCAACTGTACAACTGCTTGTCACTTCTCTGGTAAGAATCAAAGACTTGTAACAAGTCAGTTCTCTATTGTTATTTTTGTAACCTAGGattattacaaaataatattaataattactTGAACTACCTCCTGggctggaaaaagaaaggtaacctctctctcctctgcccttcctACAAAGACACTTGCCATACCTACTATAAAAACTCCTGCATAATTTGATTAGATCAAGTTTCCCAAACCACCgtttaaggaagaaaattaccAGCAGTCATAACTCCCATTTCCTTCGGCATCAGATGTGAACACAGTGCTCACTAGTAGATTTATCCACCTTGTTATTAAGAACACTGTTTATCATGAGAAAATAAGCTGCAGTTGCACAATCTGCAATGTGAATATGGAAAAATAACGTTGCCTTTGAAGCATACTTTTCTCAACCTTTGAAGTATACATTTCCACTCTGAAGAACTGTATTGTCTGTCTATTTAAGAGACTGGGTTGACTTCTGCACTTTTCTCAATGGCAGCAACATATCAGTCCAgagctttccctgcctgcctctaTCCTGATTAAAATTCATACTCAATATGGCATTTGCACCTAAATAAGTAAACAGCtatgttgttttggttttttttcctctcctgaacCACAACAGCTAGAATGAAGGAAGCATTGCTCGGTTGCACTTGGGAAACCTActagaaaagacagaagaaaaaaacagtaaattaaaCATTGCACACCCAAATCTAGGAAAACTGCATGGGTGACAGAAGCCTCAACAGAACCTAGACCCGCTCTGCACCACCTATTTAAAGCACCGTGAggccccaggcaggcagcccgGCCTGGAATGGGGTTGCAGACGGCAGCCCCTGGGGCCGGTGGGGGTTCGCGCGGCTGGTtcccctccgacaccacggcAGGCAGCCGGGGGCCCTATCGCGCCTGAGGGCGGCGAGCTCGGGGCTGCCCGCCCGAGATAAACCCGGGGGCCCGAGCGAGGCCATCGGCGCTAAAAGGCGGCGAGGCCCCCTCGAACCCCCCGCAACCCCTCCGGTGCGGGGGGCACGGCTCGGGGCGCCCCAGGCAAGAGCCCCCGGCGGCGGGACAGGCCCGGCGCGGCAGATCCCCGGTCCCCGCCGGCCCCCCCAGCACCGCCGAACCGAGGGGCAGCGcgggggcccggcccggcccggcgcggcgggaggGCGGCTTCCAccccccggccccagccccggcgTCTCACCGGGCCCGTAGAACTTGCTGCCTTTAGTCACGTCGAACACCTTGCCGTTGACAGCCAGGAGGATGCGGGGGTCGCGGGCCCCGTCGAACTCGcgcagctgctccagggagaaATCCCGCCGCTTCATCCGCGGCAGCGCGGCCGCCTGCCTCTCCCGGGCCGCGCCCCCCGGCCCGCCGCGCGTCCCCCAGCGCAGGTACAGCCGGTAGGCCGCCAGCAGCGCCAGCGCCAGCAGCCCCACGTTCAGCAGCATCTCGCCGGCCGGCGggccccccgcgccgccgccccccgcgccgccgccgctgccctcagtcctcagcctcccctccccATCGTCCGCCATCACTGCCAGGCCAGcgcgcgccggccccgccccgccccgcgcgcgcCCAGGGGAGACGCCGggcgccgggcccgccccgccccgcccgccttCCCATTGGCTGCCGTGCCAggcggccccgcccctcccgccccgcccgcctTCCCATTGGCGGCCGAGCCAGGCGGCCCCGCCCTCGCCGGCCTAGCACCCCGCCGGGCGAATGGGGGCCGGACACGCCCCGCCAGCCCAACGGCCGCGCCGCTCGCGAGAGCCGCTGTCCCCGCGCGCCTGCGCGGCCGCTGCCCCGCCCCCCCACCGCCTCGTCGCTCGCGCCTCGCGCCGCCGCGCGGGCAGGTGGCGGTGGCGGGAGCGTAGTGGGGGGGAGCGGCCTCGCGCGCccgcagctccctcagccccgcCCGGGGGAGCGGCCGCAGGCGGGCCGCGCGCGCCCTCGGgtgcggggcagccccgcgccgcAGCCGTTGGGGCCGCTGCTGAGTCAGCGGGGCGTCCGCCcgcagcggcggggcggggcggggcgggctcTGCCGCGCCTGAGGGGAGGCGGGCGGGCCCTGAGGGAAACCTTTCAGGTAGCTCCGGGGAGCGCTCGGTGCGTTTTACTGAGGGTAAATATACccttctttgttgttgttttctgtcagAGAGCGGGGTGATTACCGGCAGCAGGCTGGTCTGCTGAATTGCTGCCCCTTGCGCTGTGAAATGTGGCGGGGGCAGCGCATGGATGGCTTCAGCGTGTCCCGGGAAGTACAGCCCGCTCCCAGGAGTGAGCTGGCTCAGTCCCATGAGGAGAAAGACTTAAAGCTGTTATTGTTTTCAGTAGGAGAGTGGGTACATGGAGGTAATTTCAGCAGGACAAGACCTGCCCGGTCACACTGAAGAGCTGCTCTACAAATGTGTTACTGGGATCACAGGGTTCAGCCGCTCTCCTCGCTGTTGTAACGTGAAATACAAGGAGTACTTTGGACTTGAGAAACATTGTTCTTTGACATAACTGTGGTGCTGAAGCATCCCGGCCCAGTGACATCAGCCTTAAGAATAATTCACAATTCACTCAGTCACAAAGGTTggaaaacccaaatatttttcaagaagGCTGATAGACAGTGCAGGAGACCCAGCAGAGTGGAAAATAACTTTCATGATACTTAGCATTTACATAaagctctgtgtttttttttcaacaccTTTTGTAATGATTGGGTGTTTAATCTGCCCTCTGAGCTGATTCAGTAATGACAACCTCTGTGAGGAAACACGATGAAATTTCTGCCAGTTAAGGAGGAGCACTTAATGTACTGCTACTACTATTCCTCTTAACCCAGCAGGCTCTATTTAATATATGTGTAAGTAAACTCTGTTAAGAAACTGCTTTTATCTCAACAAGTCACAGCTTGATTGTGGTTAACAACAGttttttatcacagaatcataataTGTTTGGATTGTCTGGGCACAGCTATGGTGCAGGTCAGAAAAAGACAGAGTTGCACTCTTGCCTCtagatttatttcctttgagtttaattttagtttttacAGAACATTTAACTGTGTTctctttctttgtattttaaggatgggttcagaaaataaaaacaagtggTCAGGGATATGAAATACTTTTATCTATGTGTGTATCATGATCTTATCTCTAAATCTGGCTAGATTATTCTAGATGTTTCTATGGAAGCACATGGTTTCCCACTGCATTAATGTGgtgttctgctttgttc
Protein-coding sequences here:
- the PGRMC2 gene encoding membrane-associated progesterone receptor component 2, whose translation is MADDGEGRLRTEGSGGGAGGGGAGGPPAGEMLLNVGLLALALLAAYRLYLRWGTRGGPGGAARERQAAALPRMKRRDFSLEQLREFDGARDPRILLAVNGKVFDVTKGSKFYGPEGPYGIFAGRDASRGLATFCLDKDALRDEYDDLSDLNAVQMESVREWEMQFKEKYDYVGRLLKPGEEPSEYTDEEDTKDHTKQE